The following coding sequences lie in one Streptomyces albofaciens JCM 4342 genomic window:
- a CDS encoding GntR family transcriptional regulator — translation MTAHPPGPRPLDRRSPLPLWAQLSEDLRRRMEAGEFTDEFPAEHRLTGEYEVSRHTVREALRKLRADGLVIAERGRASRLNTRRIQQPLGSLYSLFRELEGQGVEQRSEVLRLERTADGPVADQLGLVPDAPLIVLERLRLADGEPLAHDTTYLPAEVAEPLLDADFRHTSLYGELQQRCGVKVTGGRERIHPFLPDIRQAWLLGLADREPAFAIERLGRSGERPVEWRETVVRGDRFTFVAEWTGDSRAVELAPRASCPS, via the coding sequence ATGACCGCACACCCCCCGGGCCCGCGTCCCCTGGACCGGCGCTCGCCGCTTCCCCTGTGGGCCCAGCTCTCCGAAGATCTGCGGCGCCGCATGGAAGCGGGCGAGTTCACCGACGAGTTCCCCGCCGAACACCGGCTCACCGGGGAGTACGAGGTCAGCCGGCACACCGTCCGCGAGGCGCTGCGCAAGCTGCGTGCGGACGGGCTGGTGATCGCCGAGCGCGGGCGGGCCAGCCGCCTGAACACCCGGCGCATACAGCAGCCGCTCGGCTCGCTCTACAGCCTCTTCCGCGAGCTGGAGGGCCAGGGCGTGGAGCAGCGCAGCGAGGTGCTGCGGCTGGAGCGGACGGCGGACGGGCCGGTCGCCGACCAGCTCGGCCTCGTACCGGACGCGCCGCTGATCGTCCTGGAGCGGCTGCGGCTGGCGGACGGCGAGCCGCTGGCCCACGACACCACCTATCTGCCCGCCGAGGTGGCCGAGCCGCTGCTCGACGCCGACTTCCGGCACACCTCGCTGTACGGGGAACTGCAGCAGCGCTGCGGGGTGAAGGTCACCGGCGGCCGGGAGCGCATCCACCCCTTCCTGCCGGACATCCGGCAGGCGTGGCTGCTGGGGCTGGCCGACCGCGAGCCCGCGTTCGCGATCGAGCGGCTGGGCCGGTCCGGGGAGCGGCCGGTGGAGTGGCGCGAGACCGTCGTACGCGGCGACCGCTTCAC
- a CDS encoding MBL fold metallo-hydrolase, with amino-acid sequence MHFAQYYLDCLSQASYLIGDETTGRAVLVDPRRDIDDYLRDAEAAGLRIELIIETHFHADFLSGHLELARATGATIAFGEGAETGYPIRRLRDGERIYLGADPATTADGAATTAGGATITAGGAADRADQAAGRAGRAGRTAGRAAAGAPSGVTLTVLATPGHTPESICVVVHEQPDAPEPYGVLTGDTLFVGDVGRPDLLAAAGLTPEEMAGRLYRSLHGKLLTLPDATRVYPAHGAGSACGRNLSTETTSTIGEQRRYNYALQPMPEDEFIRLVTAGQPATPGYFAHDAALNRDGHPLLDPAPPAALTLDAALAACRDAGAVLLDSRPLAAYTEAHFTGSLHTSLDTRFAEYAGSVVEPGTPIVLISDPGTESEARLRLARIGYDHVLGHVPDPAAELARRPDLVTRTHRLAAGAALPADAQLIDVRNPSEYAAGALPDAVNLPLAALPTSCATLDPDRPVVLYCRSGSRSVIAAALLEARGFRDVRDIVGGYEGAVSACG; translated from the coding sequence GTGCACTTCGCGCAGTACTACCTCGACTGCCTCTCCCAGGCGTCGTACCTGATCGGCGACGAGACCACCGGACGCGCGGTCCTCGTCGACCCACGCCGCGACATCGACGACTACCTGCGCGACGCGGAAGCGGCCGGACTGCGCATCGAGCTGATCATCGAGACCCACTTCCACGCCGACTTCCTCTCCGGACACCTGGAACTGGCCCGCGCCACCGGCGCCACCATCGCCTTCGGCGAAGGCGCGGAGACGGGCTATCCGATACGGCGGCTGCGGGACGGTGAGCGGATATACCTGGGGGCGGACCCGGCGACCACGGCGGACGGGGCGGCGACCACGGCCGGTGGAGCGACGATCACGGCCGGTGGGGCGGCGGACAGGGCCGATCAGGCGGCTGGCAGGGCTGGGAGGGCTGGCAGGACAGCGGGCAGAGCCGCCGCGGGCGCGCCCTCCGGGGTCACGCTGACCGTCCTGGCCACCCCCGGCCACACCCCGGAGTCCATCTGCGTCGTCGTCCACGAACAGCCGGACGCGCCCGAGCCGTACGGCGTACTGACCGGCGACACCCTCTTCGTCGGCGACGTGGGCCGCCCCGACCTGCTCGCCGCGGCCGGCCTGACGCCGGAGGAGATGGCGGGGCGGCTCTACCGCTCCCTGCACGGCAAGCTGCTCACCCTCCCCGACGCCACCCGCGTCTACCCGGCCCACGGCGCGGGCTCGGCCTGCGGGCGCAACCTCTCCACCGAGACCACCTCCACCATCGGCGAGCAGCGCCGCTACAACTACGCGCTCCAGCCCATGCCGGAGGACGAGTTCATCCGGCTGGTCACCGCCGGGCAGCCCGCCACCCCCGGCTACTTCGCGCACGACGCGGCCCTCAACCGCGACGGCCACCCCCTCCTGGACCCCGCGCCGCCGGCCGCCCTCACCCTCGACGCGGCCCTGGCCGCCTGCCGCGACGCGGGCGCCGTCCTCCTCGACAGCCGCCCCCTCGCCGCGTACACGGAGGCGCACTTCACCGGGTCGCTGCACACCAGCCTGGACACCCGGTTCGCCGAGTACGCGGGCAGCGTGGTGGAGCCCGGCACACCGATCGTCCTCATCAGCGACCCGGGTACGGAGTCCGAGGCACGCCTGCGGCTGGCCCGCATCGGGTACGACCACGTCCTCGGTCACGTACCGGACCCGGCCGCCGAACTGGCCCGCCGCCCCGACCTGGTGACGCGTACCCACCGCCTGGCCGCCGGTGCAGCGCTTCCCGCCGACGCCCAGCTGATCGACGTCCGCAACCCGTCCGAGTACGCGGCGGGCGCCCTCCCCGACGCCGTCAACCTCCCCCTCGCCGCCCTCCCCACCAGCTGCGCGACGCTGGACCCGGACCGCCCGGTCGTCCTCTACTGCCGCAGCGGCAGCCGCTCCGTCATCGCCGCGGCCTTGCTGGAGGCCCGGGGATTCCGGGATGTACGGGACATCGTCGGGGGGTACGAGGGGGCCGTTTCGGCTTGCGGGTGA